From Nematostella vectensis chromosome 14, jaNemVect1.1, whole genome shotgun sequence, a single genomic window includes:
- the LOC116611463 gene encoding beta-galactosidase 9-like gives MASRIVLVALGAVFASVLISVYGTGEIEVSIGDGKTATLGHVGCYNDEDAPNRSLRTLYHNHRSEIVWALWPDMTHVISACAREAFEEGFTDMFGVQFYGECWSDVSAASRYSMHGASSHCVNGVGENWANLVYRINGFKDIICEHHTRTIQCPASKTIDVSYANYGRTAPGSEACPSASIQTTNCVSSSATITAACQGQNSCTLQAKNSVYGDPCVGTYKYIEIRYNCV, from the exons ATGGCCTCGAGGATTGTTTTGGTAGCGCTTGGCGCTGTGTTTGCCTCTGTTTTGATCTCCGTCTATGGAACG GGTGAAATAGAGGTGAGCATTGGAGATGGCAAAACAGCCACACTCGGACATGTCGGATGTTACAATGACGAAGACGCCCCTAACCGCTCGCTCCGTACCCTCTACCACAACCACCGCTCAGAAATAGTGTGGGCACTTTGGCCTGACATGACCCACGTCATCAGTGCATGTGCGAGGGAGGCTTTCGAGGAAGGCTTCACCGACATGTTTGGTGTTCAGTTCTATGGCGAGTGTTGGAGTGATGTCTCGGCCGCCTCGAGATATAGCATGCACGGTGCATCATCTCATTGCGTTAATGGCGTTGGAGAGAACTGGGCGAATTTAGTATACAGAATTAACGGATTTAAAG ACATAATATGCGAGCACCACACTCGTACAATCCAGTGCCCAGCCAGTAAGACAATTGACGTCTCGTACGCGAACTACGGTCGAACAGCCCCCGGGTCTGAAGCCTGCCCTAGTGCCTCCATACAAACCACGAATTGCGTCTCCAGCTCTGCGACGATCACTGCCGCGTGCCAAGGGCAAAACTCGTGCACACTCCAGGCCAAGAACTCGGTGTACGGGGATCCGTGTGTCGGCACATACAAGTACATCGAGATCAGATACAATTGTGTCTAA